A single window of Selenomonas sputigena DNA harbors:
- a CDS encoding type II toxin-antitoxin system RelE family toxin, protein MNYRVVFTAQAKKSLKKFDRHISAKITSWIRHNLEGCSNPRLHGKALSANRSGQWRYRIEDYRLIAEIQDDKIIILIVSIGHRRDIYD, encoded by the coding sequence GTGAATTATCGTGTCGTTTTCACTGCACAAGCAAAAAAATCACTGAAAAAGTTCGATCGTCATATATCTGCCAAGATTACCTCGTGGATTCGACACAACCTTGAGGGGTGCAGCAATCCGCGCCTGCACGGCAAAGCTCTATCCGCAAATCGAAGCGGACAATGGCGCTACCGCATTGAAGACTATCGTTTGATTGCAGAAATTCAAGACGATAAAATCATCATACTAATCGTATCCATCGGTCATCGTCGTGATATTTATGATTGA
- a CDS encoding Lrp/AsnC family transcriptional regulator has protein sequence MLTAFDKKLLNVLQAGLPISSRPFADLAQGLESDEKTVLSRVKELKEQGYLRRIGPFFDSAKMGYRGTLVALRVKPEAMKSVAEAVNRHVGVTHNYEREGRYNLWFTLLTPNEEMRRRILAEIRALPGVEDLLNLASHKKYKVNVQFKLG, from the coding sequence ATGTTGACAGCTTTTGACAAGAAGCTCCTCAACGTCTTGCAGGCCGGCTTGCCCATCAGCAGCCGGCCTTTTGCTGACTTGGCGCAAGGCTTGGAGTCGGACGAGAAGACCGTTCTTTCGCGCGTGAAGGAACTCAAGGAGCAAGGGTATCTGCGCCGCATCGGGCCGTTTTTCGACTCGGCGAAGATGGGCTACCGCGGCACGCTCGTGGCGCTTCGCGTGAAGCCCGAGGCGATGAAAAGCGTGGCGGAGGCCGTGAATCGCCATGTGGGTGTGACGCACAACTACGAGCGTGAGGGCAGGTACAACCTTTGGTTCACGCTGCTCACGCCGAACGAGGAAATGCGCCGCAGGATTCTCGCGGAGATTCGAGCGCTTCCCGGGGTCGAGGATCTGTTGAACCTTGCCTCGCACAAGAAGTACAAGGTCAACGTGCAGTTCAAGCTCGGATAG
- a CDS encoding pyridoxal phosphate-dependent aminotransferase — protein sequence MVSEKMRELGTKKSTIREIFEYGRKRAQEVREENICDFSLGNPNVPAPDFIKQAVLAIMTEMEPQAVHGYTIAPGNPAVRETLAASINERFGTHFSGRNLFMTAGAAAAITVCFKALAEEGDEFIAFAPFFPEYRCFVESVGANLRVVPAKTEDFQIDFVALEERLSPRTKGVIVNSPNNPSGAVYSEKTIKELAALLRKKQQEYDHPIFLISDEPYREIAYGCEVPYITKYYENTLVCYSYSKSFSLAGERIGYIVVPDEVADFSSVCGAVAGAARVLTHVNAPSLWQLVVARCARLPSDITPYEKNGTMLYEGLVRAGFSCVKPQGAFYLFPRSLEADDYAFCERAKKYDLLLVPGTDFGCPGHFRASYCIKEQTIERSLPLFEKLVKEYGV from the coding sequence ATGGTATCGGAAAAGATGCGGGAACTCGGCACGAAGAAGTCGACGATCCGCGAGATCTTTGAGTACGGCAGGAAGCGAGCGCAGGAGGTGAGGGAGGAAAACATCTGCGATTTCAGCCTCGGCAATCCCAATGTCCCTGCGCCCGATTTCATCAAGCAGGCGGTTCTTGCAATCATGACGGAGATGGAGCCGCAGGCGGTGCACGGCTACACCATTGCGCCGGGCAATCCCGCCGTGCGCGAAACGCTTGCCGCGAGTATCAACGAGCGCTTCGGCACGCACTTTTCGGGCAGGAACCTCTTCATGACGGCGGGCGCGGCGGCGGCGATCACCGTGTGCTTCAAGGCGCTCGCCGAGGAGGGCGACGAGTTCATCGCCTTTGCGCCGTTCTTTCCCGAGTATCGCTGCTTTGTCGAGTCCGTCGGCGCGAATCTTCGCGTCGTGCCCGCCAAGACGGAGGATTTTCAGATCGACTTCGTCGCCTTGGAGGAGCGTCTTTCGCCCAGGACGAAGGGCGTCATTGTCAATTCGCCGAACAATCCGAGCGGCGCCGTATACTCTGAGAAGACGATCAAAGAACTTGCCGCACTCCTTCGCAAGAAGCAGCAGGAATACGATCATCCGATCTTCCTCATTTCCGATGAGCCGTACCGCGAGATCGCTTACGGCTGCGAGGTGCCGTACATCACGAAGTATTACGAGAATACGCTCGTCTGCTATTCGTACAGCAAGTCCTTCTCGCTTGCAGGAGAGCGCATAGGCTACATCGTCGTGCCTGATGAGGTCGCGGATTTTTCGAGTGTCTGCGGCGCTGTCGCAGGTGCGGCGCGCGTCCTCACGCATGTGAATGCGCCATCTTTGTGGCAGCTCGTCGTCGCGCGCTGCGCGAGGCTGCCCTCGGATATAACGCCGTACGAGAAGAACGGCACGATGCTCTACGAAGGACTCGTGCGCGCGGGCTTCTCGTGTGTCAAGCCGCAGGGCGCGTTCTACCTCTTCCCGCGGTCGTTGGAGGCGGACGACTATGCCTTCTGCGAGCGCGCCAAGAAGTACGACCTTCTGCTCGTCCCCGGCACGGACTTCGGCTGCCCTGGACACTTCCGCGCGTCCTACTGCATCAAGGAGCAGACGATCGAACGCTCTCTGCCGCTCTTTGAGAAGCTGGTGAAAGAATACGGCGTTTGA
- the relB gene encoding type II toxin-antitoxin system RelB family antitoxin, whose translation MTVTVHLNPRDARLFKKHAARSGMTLSDFAAKAMRERIEDELDRQAYEEAMKEFRANPVTYTLDEVEKELGLS comes from the coding sequence ATGACTGTGACTGTACATCTAAATCCTCGCGATGCCCGTCTTTTCAAAAAACATGCCGCTCGATCCGGCATGACCTTATCTGATTTCGCCGCAAAAGCCATGCGTGAACGTATAGAAGATGAACTTGACCGACAAGCATACGAAGAGGCGATGAAAGAGTTTCGTGCCAATCCCGTTACCTATACGTTGGATGAAGTCGAAAAGGAGCTCGGACTTTCGTGA
- the rimO gene encoding 30S ribosomal protein S12 methylthiotransferase RimO, giving the protein MKAGFISLGCAKNLVDTEVMLGILQDNGIELTPDPAEAEIIIVNTCAFIQSAKEESITTVLNMAEYKETGCCRSLIVAGCLGERYHQELLDDMPEADAIIGTGAWNRIMEAVRETLAGNRIVLAGENEIVYDAKTPRILTTPVYTAYVKIAEGCDHRCAFCAIPLIRGRFRSRPMDDIKREVTRLAAEGVREIILVAQDSTYYGKDIYGEPSLARLLQELVKIEKVEWLRVLYCYPKNFTDELITTIAQEPKICKYVDLPLQHAHNSILKSMRRPDTQEEVVTLLEKIRARIPNVAVRSTFIVGFPGETDAQYQTLRRFLIEQRFEKVGIFTYSQEEGTPAASMPRQVPEDVVQERYHDLMSVQCKISEELNQGLEGKELDVLVEGRDEEQTNLAFGRSYREAPGVDGQIFIEGDAASRPGDIVRVRIVQGFTYDAVGELVE; this is encoded by the coding sequence TTGAAAGCAGGATTCATCAGCCTCGGCTGCGCCAAGAATCTCGTCGATACGGAAGTCATGCTCGGCATCTTGCAGGACAACGGCATCGAGCTTACGCCCGATCCGGCAGAAGCGGAGATCATCATCGTCAATACATGCGCTTTCATCCAGTCGGCGAAGGAGGAATCCATCACGACGGTGCTCAATATGGCGGAGTACAAGGAAACGGGCTGCTGTCGTTCGCTCATCGTCGCAGGCTGTCTCGGGGAACGCTATCATCAGGAGCTTTTGGACGACATGCCCGAGGCCGACGCCATCATCGGCACGGGTGCATGGAACCGTATCATGGAGGCGGTGCGTGAGACTCTGGCGGGCAACCGCATCGTCTTGGCAGGAGAGAATGAGATTGTCTACGATGCGAAGACGCCGCGTATTCTGACGACGCCTGTCTATACGGCTTATGTGAAGATTGCCGAGGGCTGCGACCATCGCTGCGCTTTCTGTGCCATTCCGCTGATTCGCGGACGCTTTCGCAGCCGACCGATGGATGACATCAAGCGCGAGGTCACACGCCTTGCCGCCGAGGGCGTCCGGGAGATCATACTCGTCGCGCAGGATTCGACATATTACGGCAAGGACATCTACGGCGAGCCGTCTTTGGCGCGTCTCTTGCAGGAGCTTGTGAAAATCGAGAAGGTCGAGTGGCTGCGTGTGCTCTACTGCTATCCGAAGAATTTCACCGATGAACTCATCACGACGATTGCGCAGGAGCCGAAGATCTGCAAGTACGTCGACTTGCCGCTGCAGCATGCGCACAATTCGATTTTGAAGTCGATGCGCCGCCCCGATACGCAGGAGGAGGTTGTGACGCTCCTCGAAAAGATTCGCGCGCGCATACCGAACGTCGCTGTTCGCTCGACCTTCATTGTAGGGTTTCCAGGCGAGACGGATGCGCAGTACCAGACGCTGCGCCGCTTCCTCATTGAGCAGCGTTTCGAGAAAGTGGGGATCTTCACCTACTCGCAGGAGGAGGGTACGCCAGCCGCTTCCATGCCGCGCCAAGTACCCGAGGATGTCGTGCAGGAGCGTTACCATGATCTCATGAGCGTACAGTGTAAGATTTCGGAGGAACTGAACCAAGGGCTTGAGGGCAAGGAGCTTGACGTGCTCGTCGAAGGCCGCGACGAGGAGCAGACGAATCTTGCCTTTGGGCGTTCCTATCGCGAAGCGCCGGGCGTCGATGGACAGATCTTCATCGAAGGCGATGCGGCGAGCCGGCCGGGCGACATCGTGCGCGTGCGCATCGTGCAGGGATTCACCTACGATGCGGTCGGTGAGCTTGTCGAGTGA
- a CDS encoding AsnC family transcriptional regulator, producing the protein MEMLDEIDRKITRAMQGDFPLVEEPYKEIAAKVGIGEEELLLRLRRFKENGQIRKMGAVLQHRAAGFTANVLSAWVVPPERMDEIARCMCESPAVSHCYDRDTAEDWPYNVYTMIHARSRAECEEIAAALAAECGLSERVMLYSVKEWKKTSMRYFCENEEGLA; encoded by the coding sequence ATGGAAATGCTCGATGAAATCGACAGGAAGATCACACGGGCTATGCAGGGGGATTTCCCGCTTGTGGAAGAACCGTACAAGGAGATCGCCGCCAAGGTTGGCATCGGCGAGGAAGAGCTTCTGCTCCGTCTGCGCCGTTTCAAGGAAAACGGACAGATCCGCAAGATGGGAGCCGTGCTTCAGCATCGCGCGGCGGGCTTCACGGCAAACGTTCTGAGCGCATGGGTCGTGCCGCCCGAGCGCATGGATGAGATCGCGCGATGTATGTGCGAAAGCCCTGCGGTGTCGCATTGCTACGACCGCGATACGGCGGAAGATTGGCCGTACAACGTCTATACGATGATTCATGCGAGGAGTCGCGCCGAGTGCGAAGAGATTGCCGCTGCGCTTGCGGCAGAGTGCGGTCTCAGTGAGCGCGTCATGCTCTACTCCGTCAAGGAGTGGAAGAAGACGAGCATGCGTTATTTCTGTGAGAATGAAGAGGGTTTGGCATAA
- the htpG gene encoding molecular chaperone HtpG: MAKVQHEFQAETKQLLDMMIHSIYTNHEIFLRELISNASDALDKLHFAALTNSALREGDESAEIFLVPDEASHTLSISDNGIGMTAEEVVENIGTIAKSGTKAFLEQLQRTKEENGAVDEKELIGQFGVGFYSAFMVAEKVTILTRKAGERQGIRWESTGDGTYSIEECDKEKHGTTIVITLAKEYYGAEAEENFLDKYKLEGLVKKYSDYVRYPIKMSFEIEETPKDEDGKPIEGAEKTKRTEVRTLNSMTPLWTKNKSDIKPEEYNEFLKNQFHEWEDPMEIFHTKAEGAVEYTALLFIPAHAPFNLYHTDFEPGVQLYSRHVFIMDKCKDLLPDYLRFMKGLVDSPDLSLNISRELLQQSRELKTIGRNLEKNILKTLERTLKNEREKYEKFWAEFGKSLKIGIYNSIYSGENTADKLKDLLLFLSSKEGKLATLKEYVSRMPESQKEIYYATGTDKATIEKLPQMELLREKGIEVLYLTDPVDEFTIETLREYEGKKFHSISRGDLDLDDAESQEAKKETEDIQKKNDDLLKDVKEALGDRVAEVKLTSRLKSSAVCLVADAMGPSLSMEHTFSEMDNPMFKARRILEINPHHEIFTRLQALHEAGKDTEDFKDYCDLLYTQALIIEGILPENPVDFANKLAKLMAK, from the coding sequence ATGGCAAAAGTACAGCATGAATTTCAGGCAGAAACAAAACAGCTTCTCGACATGATGATTCATTCCATCTATACGAATCACGAGATCTTTTTGCGGGAGCTTATTTCCAACGCGTCGGATGCGCTCGATAAGCTGCATTTCGCTGCCTTGACGAACAGCGCATTGCGTGAGGGTGACGAGAGTGCGGAGATCTTCCTCGTGCCGGATGAGGCGTCGCATACGCTTTCCATCTCGGACAACGGCATCGGCATGACGGCGGAGGAAGTCGTCGAGAACATCGGCACGATTGCGAAGTCGGGAACGAAGGCGTTCTTGGAGCAGCTGCAGCGTACGAAGGAAGAGAACGGAGCGGTTGACGAGAAGGAGCTGATCGGTCAGTTCGGCGTGGGTTTCTACTCCGCCTTCATGGTCGCCGAGAAGGTTACGATCCTCACGCGCAAGGCGGGCGAGAGGCAGGGCATACGCTGGGAATCGACGGGCGACGGCACCTACAGCATAGAAGAGTGCGACAAGGAGAAGCATGGCACGACGATCGTCATCACGCTCGCCAAGGAATACTACGGTGCGGAGGCTGAGGAGAACTTCCTCGACAAGTACAAGCTTGAAGGTCTCGTCAAGAAGTATTCGGACTATGTGCGCTACCCGATCAAGATGAGCTTCGAGATCGAGGAGACGCCGAAAGACGAAGATGGCAAGCCCATCGAAGGCGCGGAGAAGACGAAGCGCACGGAGGTACGTACGCTCAATTCCATGACGCCGCTATGGACGAAGAACAAGAGCGATATCAAGCCCGAGGAATACAACGAGTTCTTGAAGAATCAATTCCACGAGTGGGAAGACCCGATGGAGATCTTCCACACGAAGGCGGAAGGCGCGGTCGAGTACACGGCGCTACTCTTCATTCCGGCACATGCACCCTTCAACCTTTATCATACAGACTTCGAGCCTGGCGTGCAGCTCTACTCGCGCCACGTCTTCATCATGGACAAGTGCAAGGATCTCCTGCCCGACTACCTGCGCTTCATGAAGGGGCTAGTTGACTCCCCCGACCTCTCGCTCAACATCTCGCGCGAGCTTCTGCAGCAGAGCCGCGAGCTCAAGACCATAGGCAGGAATCTTGAAAAGAACATCCTGAAGACGTTGGAGCGCACGCTGAAGAACGAACGCGAGAAGTACGAAAAGTTCTGGGCGGAATTCGGCAAGTCGCTGAAGATCGGCATTTACAACAGCATCTACAGCGGCGAGAACACGGCTGACAAGCTCAAGGACTTGCTGCTCTTCCTTAGCTCGAAAGAAGGCAAGCTCGCAACGCTCAAGGAATATGTTTCGCGCATGCCCGAGAGCCAGAAGGAAATCTACTATGCGACGGGCACGGACAAGGCGACGATCGAGAAATTGCCGCAGATGGAACTGTTGCGCGAGAAGGGCATCGAAGTCCTCTACCTGACCGACCCCGTCGACGAGTTCACGATTGAGACGCTGCGCGAATACGAGGGCAAGAAGTTCCACTCGATCAGCCGCGGCGACCTCGACCTTGACGACGCCGAGTCGCAGGAGGCGAAGAAGGAGACGGAGGACATCCAGAAGAAGAACGACGATCTTCTGAAGGACGTCAAGGAAGCCTTGGGCGACCGCGTGGCAGAAGTTAAGCTGACCTCGCGTCTCAAGTCGAGCGCCGTTTGCCTCGTGGCGGACGCGATGGGGCCAAGTCTCTCGATGGAGCACACGTTCTCCGAGATGGACAACCCGATGTTCAAGGCGCGCCGCATCCTTGAGATCAACCCGCACCATGAAATCTTCACGCGCCTACAGGCCTTGCACGAAGCAGGCAAGGATACGGAGGACTTCAAGGACTACTGTGACCTCCTCTACACGCAGGCTTTGATCATCGAAGGCATCCTGCCCGAGAATCCCGTGGACTTCGCGAACAAGCTCGCGAAGCTTATGGCGAAGTAA
- a CDS encoding CinA family protein, with protein MAEERESLEALVGRLLRECGRTIACAESCTGGLLTSRLTDVAGSSAYVMGAVVSYTNEVKASLVGVHEATLKAFGAVSEETAREMADGVRRAIPADIGVGITGIAGPGGATAEKPVGLVYIAVATAGAVRVERHIFDGVRTEVKRQTTEAALSLVRDLLLGNH; from the coding sequence ATGGCCGAGGAAAGGGAGTCGTTGGAGGCGCTTGTCGGACGACTGCTGCGTGAGTGCGGCAGAACGATTGCCTGTGCCGAGTCGTGTACGGGCGGTCTTCTGACGAGCCGCCTGACCGATGTCGCGGGAAGTTCTGCCTATGTCATGGGCGCAGTCGTCTCCTATACGAACGAGGTCAAGGCTTCGCTCGTCGGCGTGCACGAGGCGACGCTCAAGGCGTTCGGCGCCGTGTCCGAGGAGACGGCGCGAGAGATGGCGGATGGCGTGCGCCGGGCGATTCCCGCCGATATCGGCGTCGGCATCACGGGCATCGCGGGGCCGGGCGGCGCGACGGCAGAGAAGCCCGTGGGGCTTGTCTATATCGCCGTCGCCACGGCGGGGGCGGTGCGCGTGGAACGTCATATTTTCGATGGCGTGCGCACGGAGGTCAAGCGTCAGACGACAGAAGCGGCGCTCTCCCTGGTGCGAGATCTGCTTCTAGGGAATCACTGA
- a CDS encoding ABC transporter substrate-binding protein, whose amino-acid sequence MRRYTSLLLVAFMLVLLIATISDNLAGHADRTRRERPQQSVTVYTTLPPEHAGILAEGYERAKRVQVNFVPVSSAEVLQKLHQDAAIGKDGADLVLADRATLEKAAADGALQPYVSESTDSVSASFKDASAAWTGIWYDPVVFCANRDYVRTVPRVPNTWTELATMQGMRVGITDFFAADASANLFFSMMSQFGDAATYDILRGIQPKVVQYSKYLSTPVRMAGMGEVDISVAVQSEVMRYIHQGYPLQIIYPEDGTAYTLTGVGLVEGAKNEEQAEAFAEWLLSDEAQLTLQSREFFFVPLNPVTIAYKSFPGKDVVLFSRSQDFSPSQRHDLLDRWVKEVRLQ is encoded by the coding sequence ATGCGACGATATACATCCCTGCTCCTCGTGGCGTTCATGCTGGTTCTTTTGATCGCGACGATTTCGGACAATTTGGCGGGGCATGCGGACAGGACGCGACGGGAGCGGCCTCAGCAGTCCGTCACGGTATATACGACCTTGCCGCCCGAGCATGCGGGAATCCTTGCTGAAGGATACGAGAGGGCAAAGCGCGTGCAGGTGAACTTCGTTCCCGTAAGTTCGGCCGAGGTTTTGCAGAAGCTGCACCAGGATGCCGCGATCGGCAAGGACGGGGCGGATCTCGTGCTCGCTGATCGTGCGACATTGGAGAAGGCGGCGGCAGACGGTGCTCTGCAGCCGTACGTTTCGGAGAGCACGGACTCGGTCAGCGCGTCCTTCAAGGATGCGTCTGCTGCGTGGACGGGCATCTGGTACGATCCCGTCGTATTCTGCGCCAACCGCGACTATGTGCGTACTGTGCCGCGCGTGCCCAATACGTGGACGGAACTTGCCACGATGCAGGGGATGCGCGTCGGCATTACCGACTTTTTTGCGGCGGATGCGTCAGCGAATCTCTTCTTCTCCATGATGTCGCAGTTCGGCGATGCGGCGACGTATGACATCCTGCGCGGCATACAGCCCAAGGTCGTGCAGTATTCCAAATACCTTTCGACGCCTGTCCGCATGGCGGGCATGGGCGAGGTCGACATTTCCGTCGCCGTGCAGAGCGAGGTCATGCGCTACATCCATCAGGGCTATCCCTTGCAGATCATCTACCCCGAGGACGGCACGGCGTACACGCTGACGGGTGTGGGACTGGTCGAGGGAGCAAAGAACGAGGAGCAGGCGGAGGCCTTTGCGGAGTGGCTGCTGAGCGATGAAGCGCAGCTCACCCTGCAGAGCCGGGAGTTCTTCTTCGTGCCGCTCAATCCTGTGACGATCGCCTATAAGTCTTTTCCAGGGAAAGACGTCGTGCTCTTTTCCAGGTCGCAGGATTTCAGCCCGAGCCAGCGTCACGATCTCTTGGATCGTTGGGTGAAGGAAGTGCGGCTGCAGTAA